One segment of Poecile atricapillus isolate bPoeAtr1 chromosome 5, bPoeAtr1.hap1, whole genome shotgun sequence DNA contains the following:
- the SLC19A1 gene encoding reduced folate transporter — translation MAPGIMPLSCCRAMPKNDGAKKPVSEMVPDQRWKLQVFYLCFYGFMTQIRPGESFITPYLLGANFTKAEVTNMITPVLSYSYMAVLVPIFLLTDYLRYKPVLVLQSLSHISIWLLLVLGTSVLAMQLMEFFYGITMAARIAYSSYIFSLVAPSRYQRMASYSRSAVLLGVFTSSVLGQLCVTLGGVRFLTLNYVSLGFVSFGLILTLFLERPRRSLFFNRPGGPDGAAVPTELDRMAGGDSGGGTRGWRDMVLCRMLRELGVLARQPQLRLWSLWWVFNSAGYYLMLYYAHILWNEISPTTDNRHVYNGGVDAASTLLGAVASFAAGYVKIRWMLWSELVIGLVTAFQAGLLLLMNSTTNIWLCYAAYILFRGSHQFLVPIAIFQIATSLSKELCALVFGVNTFFATVLKTIITIIVADKRGLGLSVHPQFYVYFSYFTLLAVVYLLAAIAVGVQHSHCRQPVEVALAKEEIPVQEKSPEVGTTRA, via the exons ATGGCTCCTGGAATAATGCCgctgtcctgctgcagagccaTGCCCAAGAATGATGGTGCCAAAAAGCCGGTGTCAGAGATGGTGCCAGACCAGCGCTGGAAGCTACAGGTCTTCTACCTCTGCTTCTATGGCTTTATGACGCAGATCCGGCCCGGGGAGAGCTTCATCACCCCCTATCTGCTGGGGGCTAACTTCACAAAGGCAGAG GTGACCAACATGATCACACCGGTGCTGTCCTACTCCTACATGGCTGTTCTGGTGCCCATCTTCCTGCTGACAGACTACCTGCGCTACAAGCCcgtgctggtgctgcagagcctgagCCACATCTCCATCTGGCTGCTTCTGGTGCTGGGCACCTCTGTCCTGGCCATGCAGCTGATGGAGTTCTTCTACGGCATCACCATGGCTGCCCGCATCGCCTACTCTTCCTACATCTTCTCCCTGGTCGCCCCGTCCCGCTACCAGCGGATGGCCAGTTATTCCCgctctgctgtgctcctgggggTCTTCACCAGCTCTGTGTTGGGCCAGCTCTGCGTCACCTTGGGCGGCGTCCGCTTCCTCACCCTCAACTATGTGTCCTTGGGCTTCGTCAGCTTCGGCCTCATCCTCACCCTCTTCCTCGAGCGGCCCCGGCGCAGCCTCTTCTTCAACCGGCCTGGGGGGCCcgatggagctgctgtgcccacTGAGCTGGACAGGATGGCAGGGGGGGACAGTGgtggggggacacggggctggcGGGACATGGTGCTGTGCCGTATGCTGCGGGAGCTGGGAGTGCTGGCCAGGCAGCCGCAGCTCCGCCTCTGGTCTCTGTGGTGGGTCTTCAACTCAGCTGGCTACTACCTGATGCTGTACTATGCACACATCCTCTGGAATGAGATCTCTCCCACCACGGACAACCGCCACGTGTACAATGGAGGCGTGGATGCTGCCTCCACTCTACTGG GAGCCGTTGCCTCCTTTGCTGCTGGTTACGTGAAGATCCGCTGGATGCTGTGGTCAGAGCTGGTGATCGGACTGGTGACGGCATTCCAGGCGGGATTGCTCCTGCTCATGAACTCCACCACCAACATCTGGCTGTGCTATGCTGCCTACATCCTCTTCCGTGGCTCCCATCAGTTCCTGGTGCCCATTGCCAT tttccagATTGCTACCTCCCTCTCCAAAGAGCTCTGCGCTCTGGTCTTCGGGGTCAACACGTTCTTTGCCACCGTGCTGaagaccatcatcaccatcatcgTGGCTGACAAGAGGGGCTTAGGCTTATCTGTGCATCCCCAG TTTTATGTATATTTCAGCTACTTCACACTGTTGGCCGTAGTCTACCTGCTGGCAGCCATCGCAGTGGGTGtccagcacagccactgcaGGCAGCCGGTGGAGGTGGCCCTGGCCAAGGAGGAGATTCCAGTGCAGGAGAAAAGCCCGGAGGTGGGCACCACACGAGCCTGA